Proteins from a single region of Diorhabda sublineata isolate icDioSubl1.1 chromosome 2, icDioSubl1.1, whole genome shotgun sequence:
- the LOC130453193 gene encoding uncharacterized protein LOC130453193 isoform X2 gives MKNKKKYQMMDGSTVDGEKEQLNQDKDTTEQSPKNKEEVNELLEKPVANDKIKRNSQVFGMGDFDYGSSSDVPVTIKNEDEEFDQISRKTNNLFAIIESELAASFEEESFT, from the exons atgaaaaataaaaaaaagtatcaaatgatgGATGGCAGCACAGTTGATGGTGAAAAAGAACAGTTAAATCAAGATAAGGATACTACAGAACAAAGTCcaaaaa ATAAAGAAGAAGTAAATGAACTGTTAGAAAAACCAGTAgctaatgataaaataaaacgaaatagtCAAGTATTTGGTATGGGAGACTTTGATTATGGAAGCTCTTCAGATGTACCAGTTACTATAAAAAACGAAGACGAGGAATTCGATCAGATATCTAGAAAAACCAACAATCTTTTTGCAATAATTGAGAGTGAACTAGCTGCTAGCTTCGAAGAAGAGag TTTCACCTAG
- the LOC130453193 gene encoding uncharacterized protein LOC130453193 isoform X1, with translation MKNKKKYQMMDGSTVDGEKEQLNQDKDTTEQSPKNKEEVNELLEKPVANDKIKRNSQVFGMGDFDYGSSSDVPVTIKNEDEEFDQISRKTNNLFAIIESELAASFEEERNLKCKLNSFEKNLEKKKQLYESCYNLYNKETKHMEFITGKNELFAKNIHHYEEILQSWQILIDEFRKVPEDVTVNNGYVSI, from the exons atgaaaaataaaaaaaagtatcaaatgatgGATGGCAGCACAGTTGATGGTGAAAAAGAACAGTTAAATCAAGATAAGGATACTACAGAACAAAGTCcaaaaa ATAAAGAAGAAGTAAATGAACTGTTAGAAAAACCAGTAgctaatgataaaataaaacgaaatagtCAAGTATTTGGTATGGGAGACTTTGATTATGGAAGCTCTTCAGATGTACCAGTTACTATAAAAAACGAAGACGAGGAATTCGATCAGATATCTAGAAAAACCAACAATCTTTTTGCAATAATTGAGAGTGAACTAGCTGCTAGCTTCGAAGAAGAGag aaatttgAAATGTAAGCTGAatagtttcgaaaaaaatttggagaaaaaaaagCAGCTTTATGAATCGTGTTATAACTTGTACAATAAAGAAACTAAACATATGGAATTTATCACTGGGAAAAACGAACTCTTCGCGAAAAATATCCATCATTATGAGGAAATATTGCAATCTTGGCAAATTTTAATTGATGAATTTAGAAAAGTTCCTGAAGATGTCACTGTCAATAACGGATATGTCAGTATTTAA
- the LOC130453018 gene encoding elastase-1-like isoform X1: MIVWTVLGVLQLVSGERSVAIVNGFYKPREPRLGEFPFQASLMLRRNKTTTTFCGGSLIHIEWILTAAHCLENDGQPLPVNSVQVALGSVYTNGKNAQKIPARSFYINKKYFETDGGYDIGLVKLKSNAKLGRYIQLIKLHTNNGESLIGTTAFLTGFGIIDDNYHQPETLRKAILHIDSPNKCFMNSAKSNEICCTSTISEGKACKGDSGGPLTIIRNRKYLQVGITSHLSILPLCKISFNNSIYTRVSAYINWISKVTGIDFTKFNQN; encoded by the exons atgataGTATGGACGGTTTTAGGTGTGTTGCAATTAGTGAGTGGCGAAAGATCAGTAGCTATTGTTAAT GGATTTTATAAACCTAGGGAACCTAGATTAGGAGAATTTCCATTCCAAGCAAGTTTAATGCTTCGTAGAAATAAAACAACCACCACTTTTTGCGGAGGAAGCTTAATACATATCGAATGGATTCTAACTGCTGCTCATTGTTTGGAAAATGATGGTCAGCCATTACCTGT TAATTCTGTGCAGGTGGCGTTAGGTAGTGTTTATACGAATGGTAAAAATGCTCAAAAAATTCCAGCACgaagtttttatataaacaaaaaatattttgaaaccgATGGAGGCTATGATATCGGATTGGTGAAGCTGAAATCGAAtgcaaaattaggaagatatatcCAATTAATTAAACTACACACTAATAACGGAGAATCTTTAATTGGTACAACTGCTTTCCTAACAGGTTTTGGTATAATTGATG ATAATTATCATCAACCAGAAACATTGAGGAAAGCCATCCTCCACATTGATTCCCCGAACAAATGCTTCATGAATTCAGCAAAATCCAATGAAATTTGTTGCACCTCTACTATCTCCGAAGGAAAAGCGTGTAAA GGAGATAGTGGAGGACCACTTACGATAataagaaacagaaaatatcTTCAAGTTGGTATCACCAGTCATTTATCGATTTTACCCCTCtgcaaaatatctttcaacaaTTCCATTTATACAAGAGTGTCGGCTTACATCAACTGGATTTCCAAAGTTACTGGTATtgatttcacaaaattcaatcaGAATTAG
- the LOC130453018 gene encoding chymotrypsin-like elastase family member 1 isoform X2 has product MLRRNKTTTTFCGGSLIHIEWILTAAHCLENDGQPLPVNSVQVALGSVYTNGKNAQKIPARSFYINKKYFETDGGYDIGLVKLKSNAKLGRYIQLIKLHTNNGESLIGTTAFLTGFGIIDDNYHQPETLRKAILHIDSPNKCFMNSAKSNEICCTSTISEGKACKGDSGGPLTIIRNRKYLQVGITSHLSILPLCKISFNNSIYTRVSAYINWISKVTGIDFTKFNQN; this is encoded by the exons ATGCTTCGTAGAAATAAAACAACCACCACTTTTTGCGGAGGAAGCTTAATACATATCGAATGGATTCTAACTGCTGCTCATTGTTTGGAAAATGATGGTCAGCCATTACCTGT TAATTCTGTGCAGGTGGCGTTAGGTAGTGTTTATACGAATGGTAAAAATGCTCAAAAAATTCCAGCACgaagtttttatataaacaaaaaatattttgaaaccgATGGAGGCTATGATATCGGATTGGTGAAGCTGAAATCGAAtgcaaaattaggaagatatatcCAATTAATTAAACTACACACTAATAACGGAGAATCTTTAATTGGTACAACTGCTTTCCTAACAGGTTTTGGTATAATTGATG ATAATTATCATCAACCAGAAACATTGAGGAAAGCCATCCTCCACATTGATTCCCCGAACAAATGCTTCATGAATTCAGCAAAATCCAATGAAATTTGTTGCACCTCTACTATCTCCGAAGGAAAAGCGTGTAAA GGAGATAGTGGAGGACCACTTACGATAataagaaacagaaaatatcTTCAAGTTGGTATCACCAGTCATTTATCGATTTTACCCCTCtgcaaaatatctttcaacaaTTCCATTTATACAAGAGTGTCGGCTTACATCAACTGGATTTCCAAAGTTACTGGTATtgatttcacaaaattcaatcaGAATTAG